TATTAGGTGCACTGCATGGACGATGTCTGTGGCCTCCTGCCCTTCCTAAACCCAGAGATTCCTGACCAGTTCTACCGCCTCTggctttcccttttcctccacgCTGGGTAAGTCTTACTGCAAAGACAAACCAATGTCTGCATTGTcatgcagtgggggtgggtctgtCTGTGGCATCCCTGGGCATGGTGCCCATTAGTTCCCTGCAGGGATTGGGGGGGATGAGTACCCCTGCTTGGCTGCATTACAGGCAGTGCTCAGTCAGGGCCAGTCTCCTCTGCACCTCAAATAAATGACAACTATTTCATGTCCTTGGCCCAGGTACTCGCTGGGGCCAGGGACTGAAGTGCATGCGGGAGGCAGGCCAGAGGCTACGGGTGAACCTGGGCCAGGATTCAGAGCAGGACTGCCCAGGACCTTGGTAGCTGCTGCCTTAGCTCTGGTGTTCTGATTTGGCAGGATCCTGCACTGCCTGGTTTCAGTCTGTTTCCAGATGACCATCCTGCGAGACCTGGAGAAGCTGGCAGGCTGGCATCGCATCTCCATCATCTACCTGCTCAGCGGCATCACTGGGAACTTAGCCAGTGCAATATTCCTGCCCTACAGAGCAGAGGTAGGTCTCCTCAGGCGGGTGGGGCAGGTCCCATTACCTACTGTAAGAACTGAATCCTGTATCACCCAACCCTAACCCACCCACCTCCAGTTATGCACTGGAGGCACTCCTCAAACTGGGGACCCTGGGGTGGCTCTGGGATGTCCAGAGTGGTCCAAAACCTCCCTTGTAGAAGCACTCGGACAAGGAATGGGATGATTGTTCCTGGCGCTTTAGCCTCCACTACcatctctgcgtctccctggcctgTGTCACAGAGGGCAGCACTATTGGCCACTGACGAGCTGGTTCAGTTACTGAACAGTAAAATCACCAGAGCACTCTGGACCCACCAAGGGGGGTCAGGACATGGCCCCAAGAAACAGGCGTGAGGCTGAGCCCTGCCCACAGTCCTGAGGAGGCAGTGAGCTGCCTGCCCTGAATTAGGTCTCTCAGGCCCTATGGCCCTATACTAGGCTGAGACTCAGAGCTTCATAGCTGGGGCATGACCAAACTCATGGCTATGAAAAACGCATCCCAGACCACAGACTCTGGTCTTTTGTGGGCCTTTACCCCATACTATACAGATTCTGCAGAGATTCACTTCTCAGACTGGGGGTTCTGATCAAGAAGGGAGTTGCAGGATGGTCACAATGTTATTttttggggagggaaagggggtcaCACTACTGTCACCCTCACCGCCTTAAAAGTTGCATGGCTGGAGGTGATGGCTGTTGGCCAAGTGCCTAGCTTTGAAGGCCGTGCCTCCCCCAACCGCGGCATAGACGTACGGGTAGCAATACCATAGCGTACCATCCTTATTACTGTGCTACTGCTGGCAGTGGCTTTGCCTTTAGAGCCTGActcctgcccagctctgaagaagtACAGAAGTAAGCTTTGTGGTATCACCACTCCTCCTGCAATAACCTTGTCACTCTCCACTACTCCTTTGTTTAACTGTAGGAGTCCTGATAAAAAATGTGaagtttcagatttaaatagctcaaATAATGAAAGTTAAGATTTTAAACATCATATgactgaaattgaccaaaatggccTGGGAATTTAGGAGgactattagccaggctgggcagagatggtgtccctaacctctgccagaagctgggaatgggtgacgggaggatCACTTggtgatcacctgttctgttcattcccgctGGGGCACACTGAAGACAGGACAGGGGGCTAGAGAGATCTTTAGTTTGACTTAATGCAGCTGTTATGTAGGATCCCATTCATAACTAATGCCCAAGAGCTACTGCACTATAGCTGTAGCGCTTAAGATGCTCCTATGCTGATGGAAAAGCATCTCCCTCTCTGAAAGACAGTAGCTTTGGTGATGGGAGAACACAGCACTGTCCACACAGGGGTGAGGCCGGTATAACTGGGTCACTTGGAGGGTGTGTATTTTTCACACCCTGGAGCAACATGGTTATATGATATGGGGGAGTAGGGCAGAAATGGCCTTAGGCAGAATCCCAGCAATGGGGGTTACTGCTCCTACCACCTACAGGATTGGTCTCCAAGCCTTGATAGCTAGGAAACACGCATGGCCCTCTCTTTGGGCCTATTTGTACTGCAGGTAGTATGCCTGTGCTCTGCCACAGATGGTCTCTGCCTTTAGATTGCTGGCTATGGGTAGGCCCTGATCTTAAAAAGCTGTGAGTGTTTCCATGGTGAAGGCACGGTAGAGGGGGTAGAGAGCCTGCCATACTTGCCCCGTCTCTCTCACCCTGCACTTTCACTGTGGCCTCCCTGCTTTCATCTTCCAGAGCCCTGCCTGTATCCAGCTGCCCAGATGCCCTGGTGCATTTTAGAAGAACGGCAGGGCCTGCAGTGATATTCAGACAGACTTGCAAGCAGATATTTAAAGTGTCTCCTGTGCAGCccatgatattaaaacactggTTAACAATTAAAATCACCCAGTCACGCTGCTTTTACTATGTTAGTAACTGACTGTAgtccccccgccgccgccgcatGGAGATAAAAGCTTCCCCTGCTAGCTGTTGACTCAGAATTAGGCAGCTTCTCTGTCACGGAAATGGAGCATTCCAGTGGCTGACAGCAAGAGAGAGTCCTTTGTGAAGCTGAGACCTGGTAGGAGCATTCAGTAGTAGGATTGGTTGGTTTCACTCTCCATAACCTGCATCTTCTCTCTCCTGCAGGTCGGTCCTGCAGGATCCCAGTTTGGAATCTTGGCCTGTCTCTTTGTGGAACTCTTCCAGAGCTGGCAGATCCTGGCACGTCCATGGAGGGCCTTCTTCAAGCTGTTGGCTGTGGTGCTCTTCCTCTTTGCCTTTGGCCTCTTGCCTTGGATTGATAATTTTGCCCACATTTCGGGATTCATCAGTGGCCTCTTCTTGTCCTTTGCCTTCCTGCCCTACATTAGCTTTGGGAAATTCGATTTATATCGGAAGCGATGCCAGATTATAGTGTTTCAGCTCATCTTCATTGGACTCTTCTCAGGACTCGTGATTCTGTTCTACTTCTATCCGATTAAGTGTGAATGGTGTGAGTTCCTCACCTGTATTCCATTCACAGACAAGTTCTGTGAGAAGTACGATCTAGATGCACAGCTCCACTGAATGGCGAAGACTGGCTTCTCGAGCAGGTCCTGGAGTTGGATTGTCTTTGCATTTTACTGTGCCAGTTCCACATGGACAAAACCTCTCATCCCGTGACACATCTAACCCTGACTACGGTTAATTTAAACTGTCTTGTCAGCACGTGGCAGACCCATTGTGCCTTATCTCAGAAGTCCTGCACATTTTCTGAAAACAGAACAATTGTGCCTTGTTCAATTTATTGAACCTTTTCTGCTGCCATATTTTTATTACACTACTTTAATACTACATTTTTAACCAGATTTGTTTACTACTGCTAAGGTGGTGATTAAATGGAAAAGTAGCGTTTTAGCTACTGTTAACTGTTCTGCACAGTCTATGGCTTTGTTTATTTACTTTATCTTACAACATGTTCAGCCTCAGCCACTGACTGCCATCACCAGCCAAGCAAGTTTATTTTTTTGATGTTGGCACAACTGATGGATTCTTTCAGGACTGAATTTAATTTCCTGTTTCTTCAGTTCTTACCTGTAGTTTATGAACACAAACCAAAACAGAACCAGGTAGTAGTAGAGGAATTAAGTGGAGCCCATCCTTTCTGACTAGGCTTCTCCTTTCCCAAAAGATTTCCCCAGTTCCCTTCTCCCAACACCATGGTCTCGCCTGCACAGTAAGACCCTGCATTCGAACTAGATGCTACACCAATGGCTTGGCCTCTAGATGTTCTAGCAAGGTGGCACAGCTGTGTGGGTAGTGAGTCAGGTGTTATAGGAACTGGATGCATTTTGACTGGTATAAGCTCTAATCCTAAACAGCTTCAAGCTCACGGTCATCCCCTCACACCATTTTTATTACCTTTATTTCAAACACCTACAGGCCAGCTTTCTGCaacacagaccagctgcctcaTCTTGTTTACAGAGATCAGGTTCCCCTTCCAAGGCCATCACCTCCTGCTTGTCTTACCAAGGGAGCAGGCTCCTTGAGGTGGAGCAGGCTCCTTTGAGGTAGGGCAGGCCAAAAGCAAGGAAGGTCTTGGTTTTCCACACCGTCCAGTGCTCTGACTTTGTGCCCTCGCTGTAGGTGCTGGCTTCCTGCCTCCTTGTGCTCAAGATCTCATGCCACCATTTATGGCTTTTAGTTGATCCAATGCTCAATGCTTTCACCATAGCCACTTTTTAATCTCGCAGTAGCTCAGGATGAATACAGCATGTGTGAGGTCTGGACTGCTTCAGGGTCTGTTTCCTCCTGAAATCTGGTTAAGACAGCTGCATAAATTGTTAGGCATAACTAGAAATAAAGGATTAAAATCCTATAGTGCCATCAAGTTCTGGCAGGCAACGAGAGCTCCAATGAGCATCAGAGAGCCTTCAGAACAAGTTGGGGGCAGTGAAAGGCGGCACCACATCCAAACACTAACACACAAGAGACTCATCAGGTCCTGCCTTTGCACTTCTTTGAAAGATACTGAATCCACAGGCTAGTCCTGCTGCAGTAACTGCCTAGGGCGAGTCCTTTCCAGGCAGAGGGAGTGCTGTGTCAGGAGCTGCTATGAGTGAGTTAGAAATTAAGGTATTGCTATTGCCACCACTATTCCTGTAGGCCATGCTGGGCTGACACGTGACCCTGTACACCAGCTGTGTTTCATTTATGGTTTcctcccagagccaagcacccacaatgcatccaggaaacaattttgtCACTACAGTTAGGCACCTACACaagaagcagtgtagatgcagggggTGGATTCAGGTGCCTGACTTGTTAATCAACAGTGACAATTTTGGCCAGCCCAGTTTAAATGCCAGCCAGACACTAGAACCATTTCATAAACACAGAGTACAGTGTTACATTGTTGAAGATGTACATAGTTAAAAATGCATTCAGCTAGTAACTGCCCACCAGAGTTACCCTACTCTGGCATGGGACAACCCCCGTCAGAGGACCAAAGTCCCATCCCCACTGTGCCCCTGCTCCACTctcactcctgccccttctctgcttCCCAGTGCCATGGAGAAGCCAAGTGAGAGGGTAGAGCAAgacagagagagtgtgtgtacTGCAGGATGACCCCCTGCTCCATGCCAGACCTAGCTATAGGCCACAAAGCCCCCAAACCAGTCTATAGACAGGACAGCTTCTGAGCACCCAGAAAACAGGTCTCCTTGAGGACAATCCCTTATTCATTGAGAAATCATAGCTAGTACAATTACATCTTTGGAATCCCTAGTTCTTCAATCAAGCTCCAGTCATCAAACTGGGTTTTCAGAAAAAGCATTTGAGATCGGTCTTGACATTAGTCAAGGCTGCTGTCCCGTAGTAGGCTAGAGCACAGCCCTAAGCAGCAAAGTTTGGGTAATATAAAAGTTTGTATCTGGGCATACAACTGCATAATTCTCTATTCAAGTATGACATCAAATCAAAATGAGGtcagctttataaaaaaaaaaagtaagtctGAGCCCCAAGTGTGGAtggcaaaaacaaaaacccacacagCTAacatggagtggggggggaccCTTTCCCCAAAGACCCCCTATTTGGCCCACTAATCCTGCCTTGAATGCACCCATCTCCATGAGGCACAGACATTTCAAACAACTCAGCTTGCCCTGTGGAGTTTAGAGTACCGACAGTAAACACGTGCATCTTAAATGGTAGGCAACTCTTGACCTCAGCTGAACCAGAATGGCTGTACTACTATAATCTTGTCTCAAATACAGCTGCCTAGGAAATGTATATCaagaactatttttttaaaatcatatcaGCATTAACCAAATGGGTGAGCTGCAAGAATAGTGAGCAAGTGCTGCTTCCACTCATTTCAGGTTGATTCAACTGTGTTCTTGCTGTTAGTATAAGCACTGAATATTAATCACTAACTATAAATTAAACAGTACTTAGTACCTGTAGAATGCTACTGGGGAAAGGTCACTCATCCCACAGGTATCCATAATAGCAGAAGTGCCTAATGACAAGGCATGTCTGCTCACTCCAGCCTACCTGACTCACACCTGGAAATGTAACAGGACAAGTGGCTGAATGTGACTGGGACACAGCAACAACTCTGGAGTGCTCCAGGAGCTGAGAGTTGCAGTGCTAGCCACCATAAGCACGAACACGCTTGTTCTAGATTCATGAAGATAAAGGGTTCCCGAAAGTGTGCATGAAACTTTAGGACGTACCTTACAGGTCACTTTCGCAGCTTCTTTATAAAGCAGACTTCATCCCGATTTCTGATTCCATACCTGCATGGAGAGTTACGCTGTTATAGTCATAGAAACAAACTCTTATATGCCCCAGCCCACAGACTCCTCCTCACCTGGGAGACACCATGCTTGAAGAGAATGACATGGACACCGTGTAGCTAGCAGGGCACCAATTAGTCATACCACAGCGAATTCTAACCTGTTTATCCAGCTTCCCAGCCCATCACTACAGTAACTCAGGACCTCCAGTCATGCATTAAGTGACATGACTAACATGTCACATGCACTCCATTCTTCTCGTCTCTTCCCCAGGAATCTTGCCTGCTCAGCACTgtttggggagggaaaggaggggctggagcaaagGCATTTCTTGCAACCACCAACCTGTATGCAGAAGTCAGACaagccttccctccctccctcccctccagtctgTGCACGGAGTTGCCAAGTTTCTTTGTTCAGTGTGTCCAGTGCCAGAGTGTGTGTAATAACTAGAGAATGCAACAGGTGCTCATGCTGCTCCCGCCTCCAGTTACTGAGTATGTGCATGGGGAGCTGAGATGGTTTGTAAACTACTTTGGTCCCCAGTGATATGCCactgagcagggccaggagcctgcacCTCTTCACTCCCTCCTCTGGTGATGTTACCACTCCCTTCTGCCTCACCACCAGagccactctccccctccccctccccccaggttgtTCTTGGtctgcttcctctcctcctctgaTCCCAATGCCTCACTGCCAGTTCAACCATAACAAGAAAAAAAGCCCCAGACCTCTTTACCCATGGTTCCAGCCAATCTCTGCCCTCCCAGCGCCATCACAGCACACAAGTCCATTACTTCCCCAGGGAAAGTAATCCCCCTGGACCCCATGCCTCTCTTTCCCCAAGCCCAACTTCATCAGTGGGCATTTATGGTATTGTCAGGCTAACTTAAATAGCCCCTTAGAGCAGAGTGTTTGTCATGTTTATCTGggaagccacacacacacacctatggtTGGTGTGCTGTAAATAGCAACTGCCTGGGGAAGACAGACCCTACTCTTGATGACTGTGACTAGGGAAATGGCTTTTCCCCCACCAGAAAGGGTTAGGGTGACTCATGGCTGCTCTGTTGAATTTCAAGGTTTGCTGACTTCAGAACATCAAGTCAATTGTTAGACACCCCCCTCCAGGAGTGTAAAATCTTGCACACTTAGCCAATGCCTACAGTACCACTTTTAGCACTAAAACTTTAGTTGTTCAGGGgtgtggaaaaaaacaaaacaaaacaaaaaaacacctttCTGAGCAACAAAAGTCTTAGTGCTGAGAAGTGCCGGGATAGAGAATACTTCCCTGGGAACCAGGCTCTCAGAGAGCTTAACAGCCCTCATTTGAGGTAGTATTTTTTATCCCCAGGAGAGGTCTCCCCCAGTGATGAAGTGTGGCTGTCCTGCCCAGGCATACTGACACAGGGTGTGTAACGTCAAtgattattaaaaatgtaaatgttggCCCTGGCAGTGGTGTATCAAGTGAAACTGAATCTGTCATGGCCAGTAGCAGAGCTGACCAACCTATGGAGAGAGTAATGAGTTCTCTTAGAAAGCCCTAACAGTTACCAAATTGCTTCTACTGAGGTTCCTTAGAAGACCAAGCCAGGAAAGGAGCCTTAATGATTTCAGCCCACTTTTGCGGGAACAGTCTGAACAAGAGTTTCTGGTCCAGCTAgagcagctgtggccaacctgcGGATCGCGAGCCACACgcggctcttccccccccttAAAGTGTGGCTTGTGAACCCTCCTCCATGGCTCGTGAAGCTGCCCCTGGAAACAGACCCTGGTTCCCTGAGCTCACCAGGAGCCGTCCGGCGCAGCGAAGCAAAGATGGCGCTGATATGGCCAAGAAGCCAAcctgaggttttgtttttttttaaaaagcagtgtcTTTTTTTGTGacaacttccccccaccccctttgcactatatgcacaactattttggctcttttcctgtaatgggttggccacccctgggctagagggATATAAGCAgtttctattttgtttttgtaactAAAGAGAAAAGCCTCTCTAACTGTGCACATACTAGATTAGACTCAATAGACATGTTGGCCATGTACTGGAAAATCTCCCCCTCATATTGCTTTGTTGCAAGGGTTAGGCAAACCCCGTTTTAATGAGGCTGCTGGTCACAGGTTTCCCCAGGGAGGAAACACATGCCTGTGTTGAGGTCAGGGAGAGATGTGCAGGTAGGTCAGTGACCATAACACCGACCCTGGAGCACTCTATGAGGCAAGGCAGCCACACCTCTCAAGCTTTCCATTGGAAAATCTAACCAGAATCAAAAGGAAAAGATCAACCCTGTATGCACAAACATTTTACAAGCATATAATCGGACAACCCCCATCCAGCCAGGCCTCTATCTAGCCCCAATCGGCTCAGTGAAGAGAAAAATCCTGCCACTTACTCTCTCAACTTCTTTTTGTCATCTGTCATTTTCTCTCCAGCAAAGCTTAAGTGATATGTTCTCCATACATAGGTCCTGGAAAAGCAAAATTCCATGACTTAACGGAATGACTGAGCAGCATGGGCCTTCAGGCTCTTCCTGCCCCACATGTGCTTTACAAGGGTCTCTACCCTGCAGTGGTATCTCTTGATttgatcgatcgatcgatcgctcgcgcgctctctctctctctctctctctctctctctctctctctctctctctctctctcacacacacacacacacacacacacacacacacacacacacaaagggcaCGATTGCGTGAGTGGCTACTTTACATGGTAGCGACAAGATGCATCAGATTGCCCATAGCACCCCCTTGTCTTTTCTGGGAGCCCCCCCACTCACCAGCTAATGTGCTGTCTGCCTCCTTCCCGCTCTTGCTTCAGCTGCACGTATCGCTGGATGGCCTTCTTCAGGTCCAGGACGCTGGCATTCTGTACCACTACCACAGCTAAAATGGAAGACACTGTCAACTAGCAGTAACCCAAGAGATGCATTCCGATAGGCAGAGCCCCACCCTGACCTGTTGGAAGTGGCACTTTAAGTGGAGCTGcattgggcagaagggacagccagccctcagcaccactggGACCACAccatgcctcccccagccagccatcAGCACCACCCTGGACTGCGGGGATAGGGGCAGTGATTAAAGGCCCGGGACTCCAGCTGCCACTGCAATAGCAATACTGCGGCAACAGTGGCACCAGAGCCCCAGGCGCtgttaaatcactgggccccgggAAACCTGTCCTCTTTGCTGCCCCACCTCCAGTCTGCAGCCTTGGCCTGGGCCAACAAGGGGAAGAggtctccttcccagagcttgctcTGCCTCTGAGCTGAACTAATCCTGTTCCCCAATCAGCTGTtcatggctggggaaggaggggtagCAGCAGCTCTCTTCCTCTAGGAGCTCCATGAATCAGGATTCCTGgcactctggggctatgtctagacttttcgcaatcagggcttttttgtgcaaaacaaatctgagctgtctacactggcccttttgcacaaaagctttgcataaaaggacttttgccagaacgggagcagcatagtatttccgcaagaagcactgatttcttacatgagatcgtcagtgttcttgcagaaactcaagcggccagtgtagacagctgggaagtttttccacaaaagcggctgcttttgtggaaaaacttgccagtctagacacagcttgggAGTCTTGAAGAGCCATGTGCTAGACCTGAAAGAGCCACATGCCGCTTGTGGGTAATGTGCTTAGGCTTAGTGCTGCACTAGATCAAGCGGCAAGAGAAAATATGGGAACTGAACCTCGGTCTCAATATCCTCCCCAGATCCTACCCAGCTTAAGCAGGGGCTGCCCATACCTGCCCTGTGCCAAGATCTTAACTGGCAGCAACTACCTACCTAGTTGACTTTCCCATTTatcccctgctcactccagcttctgacagacgaATGCTTCAGAGCACGGACATGGCTGTGATTTGCAGGGGACACAATTCAACACCGTCCCTGCATGTGCCATTTAACATGACAACCGTGTACTTAGAGCATATATGTGATCTTAGAAGGTAAAGCTACACTGTAATGAAGAcaggccgttcttgcgcaagaacccgcagagcagcctcactgcccgcctgctcttgtgcgaGACTTACAGTACAGCGGCAGAAGatggggcttcttgtgcaagagctacgctcttttctaacaagcgtAAGCGCTCTCGCGCAAgagggtagtgtggacgcgcggcaggagtttcttgtgcacgAAAGccggatggctaaaatggctctcttgcgcaagagagcatccacactgccagggatgctctttcacaaaagcacgtggcagtgtggccgtgttcttgtgcaagaacccgccggTGTAGAGACAGCCTAGGAGCGGATCTCAGAATCCCTGCTCCAGTTTGAGCCCACATGTCTATGCCGCAAGTTTTAGCCCCATAGCCCGAGTCCCGCCAGCCAGAGGGGATGGACTCAATGCTGCGGGCTTTCCAGAGCAGAGCGGCCCCCCAGCGGCTCCCAACACCACCCCGCACAGACGGCGCAGGCCAGTGCGGGGGACTCACGCATCACTTCTTCATCCGCCTTGCACACGCGCACAGTCATGGCCTGGCCGTACTCCAGCGCGATCTGCGAATTGATTTCCTCCACCGTGACCTGCCGGGAAGCGAAGGGCCGATGAAGCGCCCGGCGCCGGCagggctcctgcagccatgggggTCTGACCCCCTCCAAGGCTGtatcgccccgcccccacccgcagTCACGTGGGGCGCGAGCTCGggacacgccccctccccccgtgcgaCTCGTTAACGGTCAGTGCCGCGGGGCAGTCACGAGgccgcgggcggggccgggcgcgcgCCGCGCGGGCGGAGGGGAGGCGCTACCTGCACGGGCAGGTCGCAGAGCAGCGGGTCCTGCACgagccgggccagcccctcctgGAAGAGGTCGAGCACCTCGGCGTgcgccagctcctcctcctcggggcCCGACTCCGCCATCGCCGCCGGCAGGGCGGGGCTTCCTGTGACCCGCtcgggggaagaggcggggccgcGCCGTGACCCGGAAGCAGAAATGCTGCTGTTCTGCCCGGCCTGCGGGAACGTGCTGGTGGCCGAGGAAGGCGCGAGGTGCCACCGCTTCGCCTGCACCACGTGTCCCTACGTGCGCAACGTCACGCGCAAGgtaacccccgcccccccctgccACCTCGGTGGGCGGGGACTGACAGCCCCAACGGCCGAcctgctggggcagagcaaccAATCAGAGCCTGGGCGGGGGTTGCCCTGAGGAGgctgctgggggcggagctaatCGCTAGGAGGGTGGGGCTGATGTGGGCGGGGCTCCTGTCGTGCCTGAGCCCCGCCtaccaggtgggggctgggcaggcactTCACAGCCTGTCCCCACAGGTGAGCAGCCGCAAGTACCCCAAGCTGAAGGAGGTGGACGATGTGCTGGGCGGCGCGGCGGCCTGGGAGAACGTGGACTCCACGGCGGGTGAGCGCCGGCCTCTGCGCTGCTCTCCGACTGGCCTGGGCCagcagccggccccgggcccccTTCCAGGAGATCTGGCTCCAGCGACAGGCCACCTAGCCCATATCCTTAGAGCCCTGCCGCATCCATAGCCCCCACAACGAGCCGCAGACACCTGCACGTACCACCCCTCTGCGGATGCAGATACCCgcggatttgcagggttctagattaAAAAATTTGCATCCACATCCGCAGAAATGAGCTGCTGGTCTCCGCTTCCCCAGATACTTGCGGACATAAAGCAGGTatccgcagatttgcagggctctacgtATCCTGTCCAATTAcatagccagcaccaggtgctttGTAGGGAACAAATAGAACGTGTGGTTATCACGTGATGGATTttgtcacccattctcagtttCTGGCAGTCAAGCTAGAGCCATtcagagcatggggttgtgtACCTGCTAGTTTTGcctaatagccaatgatggactTCTCCTCCATGAACCTCTTTTGAAACCTTTTatggttttggccttcacaatatcccctggcagtgagtcccacaggttgtctgtgtttTGTGAAGAGacacttccttctgtttgttttaaatctgctacctgttAACACAAGAACCTGGAGTCACCAAATAACATGTGAAGGAggaaatattttcttatttactttctgtaTATCAGTCATCATTCTATAGACTTCTGTCACATCCTCTCtgttatttcttttccaagctgaaatacCCCAGGCTATTTAATCTCTCTATAGAAGCTGAGTCATACCACGGATCATTTTTGCCGCCCTTTCCAATTTTGATCTATTTTTTTTGAGAgggggtgaccagaattgcacatATTATTCAAGGTGTGGttgcaccatggatttatgtagtggTATTATATGTTTTGTCTTATTGCCTATCCCTTTCCTACTGGTTCCTAATATTGTCACCtcttttgattgctgctgcacactgagcagatatttttcagagaactatccacaatgactccatggATAGTTAGTGTTGCCCTTGTATTTTAGAACCAGCTAGTCCCCAACATGCTAAATTCAGTGCCATTAGGGGGTGTTCTCAAGCACAGTGGCCTGAGGTTCTCATCTACCCCTGAAGGCCCTTTTAAGTTCTCTCATCATGTAAAAAGTGAGCCAGTGGACATTTGGAAATCTCTCTTGAATGGCTTGTGGAAGGCTGCATTCTAGTCCATCAGGTAGAGTGGCCCTCACAGTGAGCTCCCCTGGCAGAATGAAGAATTTGCTTTATTACCCTGGGAGCTGTACTCACTAGAGTTCTGGTTTCTTTTACAGAGCCATGTCCCAAGTGTGAGCATCCTCGCGCCTACTTCATGCAGATTCAGACCAGATCAGCTGATGAACCCATGACCACCTTCTACAAGTGTTGTAATGCCCAGTGTGGGCACAGGTGGAGGGACTGACTGGTTTCAGATTTAATTTCTT
The nucleotide sequence above comes from Pelodiscus sinensis isolate JC-2024 chromosome 16, ASM4963464v1, whole genome shotgun sequence. Encoded proteins:
- the POLR3K gene encoding DNA-directed RNA polymerase III subunit RPC10; the encoded protein is MLLFCPACGNVLVAEEGARCHRFACTTCPYVRNVTRKVSSRKYPKLKEVDDVLGGAAAWENVDSTAEPCPKCEHPRAYFMQIQTRSADEPMTTFYKCCNAQCGHRWRD
- the SNRNP25 gene encoding U11/U12 small nuclear ribonucleoprotein 25 kDa protein → MAESGPEEEELAHAEVLDLFQEGLARLVQDPLLCDLPVQVTVEEINSQIALEYGQAMTVRVCKADEEVMPVVVVQNASVLDLKKAIQRYVQLKQEREGGRQHISWTYVWRTYHLSFAGEKMTDDKKKLREYGIRNRDEVCFIKKLRK